A genomic stretch from Chelmon rostratus isolate fCheRos1 chromosome 14, fCheRos1.pri, whole genome shotgun sequence includes:
- the pafah1b1b gene encoding lissencephaly-1 homolog B, whose amino-acid sequence MVLSQRQRDELNRAIADYLRSNGYEEAYSTFKKEAELDMNEEVDKKYAGLLEKKWTSVIRLQKKVMELESKLNEAKEEMTHGGSVGQKRDPKEWIPRPPERYALSGHRAPVTRVIFHPVFSVMVTASEDATIKVWDYEAGDFERTLKGHTDSVQDISFDQTGKLLASCSADMSIKLWDFQGFECIRTMHGHDHNVSSVAIMPNGDHIVSASRDKTIKMWEVATGYCVKTFTGHREWVRMVRPNQDGSLIASCSNDQTVRVWVVASKECKAELREHEHVVECIAWAPDSAHPTILEATGSESKKSGKPGPFLLSGSRDKTIKMWDVSIGICLMTLVGHDNWVRGVLVHPGGRFIVSCADDKTLRIWDYKNKRCMKTLCAHEHFVTSLDFHKTAPYVVTGSVDQTVKVWECR is encoded by the exons AATGAAGAGGTAGATAAAAAGTATGCAGGGCTTTTGGAGAAGAAATGGACCTCAGTCATCAGATTACAGAAGAAG GTGATGGAGTTGGAGTCAAAGTTGAATGAGGCGAAGGAGGAGATGACACATGGAGGATCTGTAGGTCAGAAGAGAGACCCCAAGGAGTGGATCCCCCGTCCCCCAGAGAGATACGCCCTGAGTGGGCACCGTGCTCCAGTCACGCGTGTCATATTTCACCCCGTCTTCTCTGTCATGGTCACGGCTTCTGAGGATGCTACCatcaag GTTTGGGACTATGAGGCAGGGGACTTTGAACGAACCCTGAAGGGCCACACAGACTCTGTGCAGGACATCTCCTTTGACCAGACGGGAAAACTGCTGGCTTCGTGTTCAGCTGACATGAGCATCAAACTCTGGGACTTTCAGGGGTTTGAGTGCATCCGAACAATGCATG GCCACGATCACAATGTGTCGTCTGTAGCCATCATGCCAAATGGTGACCACATAGTGTCTGCATCCAGAGACAAGACCATCAAGATGTGGGAGGTGGCCACTGG GTACTGTGTGAAGACATTTACAGGCCACAGGGAGTGGGTGCGGATGGTGCGTCCCAACCAGGACGGCTCGCTGATCGCCAGCTGCTCCAATGACCAGACAGTGCGTGTCTGGGTGGTCGCCTCGAAAGAGTGCAAAGCCGAATTGCGGGAGCATGAACATGTGGTAGAGTGTATCGCCTGGGCTCCTGACAGTGCTCACCCCACCATCCTAGAGGCCACCGGCTCAGAG AGCAAGAAGAGTGGAAAACCTGGccccttccttctctctggATCCAGAGATAAAACAATTAAGATGTGGGACGTCAGCATTGGCATCTGCCTTATGACTCTG GTGGGACATGACAACTGGGTACGTGGGGTATTGGTTCATCCTGGAGGAAGATTCATAGTGAGCTGTGCCGATGACAAAACCCTTCGGATCTGGGACTACAAGAACAAACGCTGCATGAAGACCCTGTGTGCCCATGAACACTTTGTTACCTCTCTGG ATTTCCACAAGACTGCTCCCTACGTGGTGACGGGCAGTGTCGATCAGACAGTCAAAGTCTGGGAGTGCCGCTGA